A window of Rosa rugosa chromosome 7, drRosRugo1.1, whole genome shotgun sequence genomic DNA:
TGTTGAATTCTTATCTTTCCATACTTTGTGGAATTTGATTATTTCGAGATGCAAATGTGCATGTGTACTGATAGGTGTGTATTTGGTTATGATAATAACAATTGGCACAGGTATGTCGCTAAGTTTGTTAGAAAGAGTGATCGAGTTTTGCCCAATCCTGATGTGAAATATACAAATTTGTATGTGAAGAATTTGGATCCAAATGTCAGGGAAGAGCTTCTGGAAGAAAAGTTCTCCGAGTTCGGGAAAATTATAAGCTTTGCAATAGCAAGGGATGAAAATGGAATTTCTAGAGGTTTTGGCTTTGTGAACTTTGAGAGCCCGGATGATGCTAGAAAAGCATTGGAATCTCTGAATGGAACTCAACTTGGTAGGTTATATGTATATTCTTAAGGCCTTAGTTGGAAATATGGATGCAATCTTTTGATTAGGATCTTCTTTTGTCTATATCTTGAGTAGGTTCCAAGGTTCTGTATGTAGCGAGAGCACAGAAGAAGGCAGAGCGTGAACACATTTTGCGTCGTCAGTTTGAGGAAAAACGGAAGGAGCAAATGTTAAAATTCAAGGTAGTTAATTCACCCTATTCTTCCCAAGAGGTCTCTTATCATAGCATCTTATTCGTGTATTTCTTGATTTATTTGACAGGGATCAAACGTGTATGTGAAGAACATTGATGATGATGTCACTGATGAAGAGCTCATAGACCACTTCAGTCAATGTGGCACGATTACTTCTGCAAAAATTATGAGAGATGAGAAAGGAATAAGCAAGGGCTTTGGTTTTGTTTGCTTCTCTACCCCCGAGGAGGGCAATAAAGCTGTGATTACATTTCATGGTATGGTAACATTTATTTAAGTTTTCTGCAAACGAAACTATTACAAAGTCATTCTTTTACCTGCTAAATTTGTCTTGAAATTACCTCTTGTTCTGTGACATTTATGCATACCTTTTGAATTGTGCAAGTTATGGAAATTCTGTTTCAGTTATTGCTCATTCTATACAAGTTTAAGCTTTCAAGCTGTGTGCTacttatgatctttatatgccATGTTTTCTGAGCTTTTAATCATCTTGTCATGATATCTGACAGGATATATGTTTCATCGGAAGCCATTGTATGTCGCTATTGCtcaaaggaaagaagaaagacaagCACAGCTGCAACTTCAGTATGCACAGCGTATGGCAGGATTTGCTGGTCCTTCAACAGCTGTCATCCCTGGTGGATACCCTCCTATCTACTATCAGGCTCCATCTGGTGTTGTTCCACCAGTGCCTCCTCGACCAGGGATGATGTATCAGCCTTTGGGATTGAGGCCAGGATGGAGACCTAATGGCTTTGCACCTACCTCTGGACCAGGTTATCAACCACCACCTGTTCCTGTTGTGAGTACACTCTCCCTCAACTCAACAATCCTTTAACTTTTTCTCAGTTATCAGCTCATCTGCATGCATGTCTTTCCacgatttcttttttctttttttctatagACGATTATGTAGACCAACTAAGATTTTTGAGAAAAAACAGAGAATCATTATGGCTATCTCATGCCTACTTCAAAATTTTTATTACAGATGTCCAATACTCCAAGGCAGCATAGGCAAAACAGGGGCAGAATAAATGGCCATATGCTTCCTCAGGGAGGTCCATTTATTCCACATTTGCAACAGTCAACTCACTCCTCGAAGGAGTCAAACAATCAGCAGGTTTGTTTCCTTTACTAACAAGGTTTCTACCAGTCGGTGATATGGGTATTTGGAGGTTCTGTCCTCCCAAATACTTCTTGATTTGTTATGTCTTTCAAAAATATTTTACAAATGTTAGCCTTTGGAGGATTGGCGCTGAAATGAATATTTTCTTCCTCCACTTTTGTTGTATGCTTGATTATGTGTGAACCATTTATATGTGACATGTTCTAATCTCTGCATGCCATGCATTTCAGCGTTCGGGGCAGCCTAAGTATGTTCCTAATGGGCGTCAACGTGACATGAATAAAGGATCAGGAGTCTCATCTACTGCTTCCAATTCTGTTGGAGGTGGGTCTCAGGGACCAGAGATGCTGAGTAGTATGCTTGCTGCTGCTTCTCCTGAGCAGCAGAAACAGATACTCGGCGAGCGTCTCTTCCCACTAGTTCATAAACACAAGGTGATGAACTGCCTCCTTTAACTCTTTCTTTGGTATTACTAAAAGGTATTGCACTGATCTAAAAGTTACACAATGTTTGTACCTGCAGCCGGATCTTGCTTCAAAAATTACCGGGATGCTGCTGGAGATGGACAACTCAGAACTGCTGCTTTTGTTGGAGTCTCCTGAGAGTTTGGCTGCCAAAGTGGGAGAAGCTGTTCAGGTCCTCAAGATCTCCAAGACTAAAGTATCTAGCAAAGATTCCCTTCATTCTAGTTACCTTTCTGCTGAGGTTGCAGTCAATTGAAAGGGCATCTACAGTTGTGTGCGGTTAGAGGTTTTGTCGCAGCTCAAGCTCAGGGAAAATGAATTTTTGATACTTAATTGGCACCTTCTCTATCTTTTTTAGTATTTTTCTTGCTTAATAGAACAGTAACGTCTCTAGTCAATCTCGTATCTTAGTAGCAATGATAGAGGTGATAAATAGAGGATTTTGGAACCATATGTTTTCTTAATTTTGGGATTTTGAACTTAATGGATTTAATATTGGCAGACTATGCGTAATAGTTTTCTGTTTTGGATGGTACTTGTTAGCCGTGTCTGTTATTCTGGTGGAATTTGAGCATGAGAAGATGGGGCTTTTGCTATAAGATATGAACAAGGCTTTTGACCATGTGGATTGGACATTTCTTGAAGCAGTTTTGCTTAAAATGGTTTTCGCTAATGCTTGGGTAGCTCTGATTATGGAAAGTGTCCGTACTGTTACTTTGTTGGGATTTCCCTATCCTATTTTGTTTTCCTGCTGGATTGAGTTCTTAACTAGTCCTCCCACAATTTTGGCACCGTTCCAAATCCTAGGCTTGGTTATAAAGATTCAGGGTTGAAAACAAGCTTCTCTCTCCTAGGCTGGtaaggaaactttaatataggCATGGAAACTACAGTCCCAGCTTAATTACCCTACGTCTTGTTCTAAATTTCCAGAGAAGTTATGCTCCCAGATTAACTCGACATTAGCAAGATTTTGGTGGAGTTCTTCGAATGATTCTGGCCTGCATTTGAAGAATTGGCAGGCATTAATGAATTGGTGGAATGGGCTCCTGGGACCTGGATTCTTTTAATGATTCCATCCTCGCTAAGCAAGGTTGATGTATTTTGGATTTCTCCTCACGCCCTTTGGGTGGAGGCGTTAAAAACTCgatatttttcttcttgttctttcttGGAGGTTTGTAAGGGAACTTCTCCTTTCTGGATTTGGCATGGTTTGTTAATTAGTGCTCGTTTGTTGCTTCAACTTGGTATCATGTTGGTTCTTTCATTCTGGAAAGTCTGGCTATTTTACTGTTCGTTCAAGTTATTGCCCATGCACATCATAGAATTCCTTCTCCGCTTCATGCTTCTTCATCACACATGGTGCCTAATTTGGTTTGGAAATGGATTTGGTCTATTCCAACATTATCGAAAATTAAACTTTTTTTCTAGCGGGCCGCAATGCCCTGGCAACAAAATCCAATTATTAATTTTGGCAAATTAGTGCATCTTCATATCTGTCTCTTGTATAATGAGTCTCCATATCCTCTTCTCTTGCTCCTGAGCGGTTCAAGCTTGGTTTGCTCATCCCATGGGTTATAGGCATGTTCCTCTTTCCCAAATTACATCTTCGGAAAGATGGATTGCGGGTTTCTGTTCCCAAAAGCAGTCTTTTGGTATG
This region includes:
- the LOC133722894 gene encoding polyadenylate-binding protein 7, whose product is MEDARAASGSAVGWLSGRRHHRRPRGAGVRGGGRGSKRRASGGRTSRRKLLYLRTRLVFVFDSGTLALKRRTVIARRRQRENSQAKLHKTAEKLLLNHFDTFDPIRAMEQKNNSVLHGRVIRVMWSHRDPDARRSGIGNVFVKNLSEGIDNVGLHDMFRKFGNVLSCKVAVFEDGKSKGYGFVQFESEESAIAAIDKLNGSTVGDKQLYVAKFVRKSDRVLPNPDVKYTNLYVKNLDPNVREELLEEKFSEFGKIISFAIARDENGISRGFGFVNFESPDDARKALESLNGTQLGSKVLYVARAQKKAEREHILRRQFEEKRKEQMLKFKGSNVYVKNIDDDVTDEELIDHFSQCGTITSAKIMRDEKGISKGFGFVCFSTPEEGNKAVITFHGYMFHRKPLYVAIAQRKEERQAQLQLQYAQRMAGFAGPSTAVIPGGYPPIYYQAPSGVVPPVPPRPGMMYQPLGLRPGWRPNGFAPTSGPGYQPPPVPVMSNTPRQHRQNRGRINGHMLPQGGPFIPHLQQSTHSSKESNNQQRSGQPKYVPNGRQRDMNKGSGVSSTASNSVGGGSQGPEMLSSMLAAASPEQQKQILGERLFPLVHKHKPDLASKITGMLLEMDNSELLLLLESPESLAAKVGEAVQVLKISKTKVSSKDSLHSSYLSAEVAVN